A single region of the Anguilla rostrata isolate EN2019 chromosome 11, ASM1855537v3, whole genome shotgun sequence genome encodes:
- the zgc:113278 gene encoding translocating chain-associated membrane protein 1-like 1-like yields MGFRKKNKSPPVLSHEFVIQNHADMVSCVAMVILLGLMFEVTAKFAIMFITVQYNVTHTFDDRPESGNFYQYGPKDMATVFFYVLIAIILHALIQEYVLDKINRRLHLSKTKHSKFNESGQLAAFYLFSFIWGSSILTGEEFATNPTFLWEGYPHNHMVFQVKFFYICQIAYWIHALPELYFQKVRKEDIPRQLYYICLYIFHIAGAYVLNLHRLGLILLVPHYLVELLFHASRLFYFSDENKQKGFTLWALLFVIARLLTLTLSVLTFGFGLSRTENQGFSIADGNFNVLTIRFSCLAAICLTQAWMMWKFINFQLKKWREHSQIQATKKRVISPKSKPSKKDSTRGSAANGVMKSDDRTSPRARKPKAS; encoded by the exons ATGGGTTTCCGAAAGAAGAACAAGAGCCCACCGGTACTGAGCCACGAGTTCGTGATCCAGAATCACGCGGATATGGTTTCGTGCGTTGCCATGGTCATTCTGCTGGGACTGATGTTCGAG gtAACAGCAAAGTTTGCTATCATGTTTATCACGGTCCAATACAATGTAACTCATACATTTG ATGACAGGCCTGAATCGGGAAACTTTTACCAATATGGACCAAAAGACATGGCAACTGTGTTCTTCTATGTGCTGATTGCCATTATACTCCACGCCTTGATCCAAGAATACGTTCTTGAT AAAATCAATCGACGGCTGCATCTTTCAAAAACCAAGCACAGCAAATTTAATGAGTCTGGCCAGCTTGCTGCCTTCTACTTATTCTCCTTCATCTGGGGCAGTAGCATCCTGACAGGG GAGGAATTTGCAACAAATCCTACGTTCTTATGGGAGGGCTATCCTCATAACCACATGGT TTTTCAGGTGAAATTCTTCTACATTTGCCAGATTGCCTACTGGATCCATGCCCTGCCAGagctttattttcagaaagtgcGAAAG GAGGATATCCCTCGTCAGCTGTACTATATTTGCCTTTACATTTTCCACATTGCTGGAGCCTATGTCTTAAA CCTTCACCGTCTGGGCCTCATCCTGCTGGTGCCGCACTACCTGGTGGAGCTGCTGTTCCACGCGTCGCGGCTCTTCTACTTCAGCGATGAGAATAAGCAGAAAGG GTTTACGCTGTGGGCACTGCTCTTCGTCATCGCTCGcctcctcaccctcaccctctctgtcctcacCTTTGGCTTCGGCTTGTCCCGTACGGAAAACCAGGGGTTCTCCATCGCTGATGGAAACTTCAATGTCCTGACTATCAG GTTCAGCTGCCTGGCTGCCATCTGTCTCACACAAGCGTGGATGATGTGGAAGTTCATCAATTTCCAATTGAAGAAGTGGAGGGAGCACAGCCAGATCCAGGCCACCAAAAAGAGAGTCATCAGCCCAAAGAGCAAGCCCTCCAAAAAAGACTCAACCAGAG gaaGTGCCGCCAATGGAGTCATGAAATCAGATGACAGAACTTCACCTCGTGCACGAAAACCAAAAGCCTCGTAG